A single region of the Yersinia entomophaga genome encodes:
- the stbD gene encoding fimbrial usher protein StbD gives MLRPTKQLIPCEVSRPTSTACYRRPRILAGLIILIGLSSGSAWSACSKITAQSQLGTGDGTAGSWAGSLDNNNGSLGLPGIIDLSTNANFQPDGTLLAAATSNFTTFALNTGYDPERVLFRCDAADVDQIFEMYATNGDNNYAGKNEDGTIAGNVPSGFATYVRNVVIRITNLSTGEYYSRLWKGRRLTDLDKDSTGRILVKAKNFSNIYTELFRIDYARSGTNNAASYTYAYTQPNAYIAFKGPGINGPIEGTDAVSNWPGWYATWPASIGLYNYVTFRRTTICAVTNFTPTVILPRISVAELNSGNTSSAEFHVDFQCQTGITSGVTSGAVAMGFLVPAANAAKAQSLGLMNGSGGISHLISDNYGASGTASGVGIRIYRNNNPINLLSKNVTLTGNSGGWYGIFDGAQQTTGSVTGGNSYTENFRAELGKISGQTVTPGAVNAHAQVVIRVQ, from the coding sequence ATGTTAAGACCAACAAAGCAGTTAATACCTTGCGAAGTCTCACGGCCAACGTCCACTGCCTGTTATCGCCGCCCGCGTATTCTGGCTGGTTTAATAATACTGATCGGGCTAAGCAGTGGTTCTGCCTGGTCAGCCTGCTCTAAAATTACCGCGCAAAGTCAGCTAGGTACCGGTGATGGAACGGCGGGTTCCTGGGCGGGTTCTCTGGATAACAATAATGGCTCGCTGGGTTTACCAGGCATTATCGACCTCAGTACCAATGCAAATTTCCAGCCGGATGGCACATTATTAGCAGCGGCGACATCAAACTTTACCACTTTTGCCCTGAATACTGGCTATGATCCCGAACGAGTGCTGTTCCGCTGTGATGCAGCCGACGTAGATCAGATCTTCGAAATGTATGCCACAAACGGTGATAATAATTATGCGGGTAAAAATGAGGACGGCACCATTGCTGGCAACGTTCCCTCTGGCTTCGCCACCTATGTACGTAACGTTGTTATCCGTATTACTAATTTATCAACTGGTGAGTATTACTCTAGATTATGGAAAGGCCGTCGCCTGACCGATCTTGATAAGGACAGCACCGGCCGTATTCTGGTTAAAGCGAAGAACTTCAGCAATATCTATACCGAACTGTTTCGCATTGATTATGCCCGAAGTGGTACCAATAACGCGGCTTCTTATACCTATGCCTACACTCAGCCCAACGCCTATATTGCCTTTAAAGGGCCGGGTATCAATGGGCCGATTGAAGGCACTGATGCGGTATCAAACTGGCCCGGCTGGTATGCAACCTGGCCTGCGTCAATCGGCCTGTACAATTATGTTACCTTCCGCCGGACGACGATTTGCGCCGTGACCAATTTTACACCAACGGTGATATTACCCAGAATTTCTGTAGCAGAGCTGAATAGCGGCAACACCAGTTCGGCGGAATTTCACGTGGATTTTCAATGCCAAACTGGCATCACATCTGGAGTGACTTCTGGCGCAGTTGCGATGGGCTTTTTGGTTCCCGCAGCAAACGCAGCAAAAGCTCAATCATTGGGATTAATGAATGGCAGTGGCGGTATCAGCCATTTGATATCAGATAATTATGGTGCATCCGGAACGGCCAGCGGTGTCGGTATCCGTATTTATCGCAACAATAACCCAATTAATCTGCTATCAAAAAACGTGACATTAACCGGTAATAGCGGTGGCTGGTATGGCATCTTCGACGGCGCGCAGCAAACCACCGGCAGTGTAACCGGCGGAAATAGCTACACTGAAAACTTTCGGGCTGAGTTAGGCAAGATCAGCGGGCAAACTGTTACGCCAGGAGCGGTGAATGCACATGCGCAAGTGGTTATCCGTGTTCAATAA
- a CDS encoding molecular chaperone translates to MHMRKWLSVFNNMPFKRLTSGITRLLLLLIVAHSTPAVASVIAERTRVIFSEGHTEESLQLVNSNSYPVAVQVWVDDGDLMATPEKAISPVLVLPPLFRLQPQAQRSLRLILSGVSKLPTDRESAFWLNVYEIPPKTVTQVDNESFVTLALRMQYKVFYRPKNIAAPGDTLSKALTFTLERNGDTAVVKVDNPTPYYASVASLTLGSAESLPDMVSPYSTLNFPLNRSPAAGSTSLTFALIDDSGNSKGFSANLK, encoded by the coding sequence ATGCACATGCGCAAGTGGTTATCCGTGTTCAATAATATGCCATTCAAACGCCTGACTAGCGGCATCACCCGCTTACTTTTGCTACTAATAGTGGCTCATAGCACACCCGCCGTGGCCAGCGTGATAGCGGAAAGAACGCGCGTGATCTTTAGTGAAGGCCATACCGAAGAGTCACTGCAATTGGTTAACAGCAATAGCTATCCAGTGGCGGTGCAGGTCTGGGTAGATGATGGCGATTTAATGGCAACGCCGGAGAAAGCAATTTCTCCTGTATTAGTGCTTCCGCCGCTGTTTCGTCTACAACCTCAGGCGCAGCGCAGCCTGCGACTCATTTTATCCGGCGTCAGTAAGTTGCCGACAGATAGAGAGTCCGCATTTTGGCTCAATGTCTACGAAATTCCGCCAAAGACCGTCACTCAAGTCGATAACGAGTCTTTCGTGACATTGGCACTACGTATGCAATACAAAGTATTTTATCGCCCTAAGAATATAGCTGCGCCGGGAGACACGCTGAGTAAAGCATTAACCTTCACGTTAGAGCGCAACGGCGATACCGCAGTGGTCAAAGTTGATAATCCGACGCCTTATTATGCATCGGTCGCCTCCCTGACATTAGGCTCAGCGGAAAGTCTGCCGGATATGGTTTCCCCGTATTCAACGCTCAACTTTCCTCTCAACCGCTCTCCGGCAGCTGGCAGCACTAGCCTTACTTTTGCTTTGATTGATGATTCAGGAAACAGTAAGGGTTTTAGCGCCAATCTAAAATAA
- a CDS encoding isochorismatase family protein, with the protein MSIPANFNGQRPVIDVNDSVMLLIDHQSGLFQTVADMPMPELRARAAALAKMATLCNMPVITTASVPQGPNGPLIPEIHANAPHAQYVARKGEINAWDNEDFVKAVKATGRKTLIIAGTITSVCMAFPSISAVAEGYKVFAVIDASGTYSKMAQEITLARIVQAGVVPMDTAAVAAELQSTWNRADAEAWAEVYTQIFPAYQLLIESYSKAQEVLKSNEKLDSQR; encoded by the coding sequence ATGTCTATCCCAGCTAATTTCAATGGTCAACGCCCAGTTATTGATGTCAACGATTCCGTGATGCTGCTGATTGATCACCAAAGCGGCCTCTTCCAAACCGTGGCCGATATGCCAATGCCGGAGCTACGCGCTCGGGCTGCTGCGCTGGCAAAAATGGCGACCCTGTGCAACATGCCGGTAATCACCACGGCTTCCGTTCCACAAGGTCCGAATGGCCCGTTGATTCCAGAAATTCATGCAAATGCTCCGCACGCCCAATACGTTGCACGTAAAGGAGAAATCAACGCCTGGGACAACGAGGATTTCGTTAAAGCGGTAAAAGCAACCGGACGCAAAACCCTGATTATCGCAGGCACTATTACCAGCGTTTGTATGGCTTTCCCGTCCATTAGCGCCGTCGCCGAGGGATATAAAGTGTTCGCGGTCATCGATGCATCAGGCACTTACAGCAAGATGGCGCAGGAAATTACGCTTGCCCGCATCGTTCAGGCAGGGGTAGTACCAATGGATACCGCCGCCGTGGCCGCAGAACTTCAGAGCACCTGGAATCGCGCGGACGCCGAAGCATGGGCGGAGGTTTACACTCAGATATTCCCAGCCTATCAATTGCTGATTGAAAGCTATAGCAAAGCTCAGGAAGTATTGAAAAGTAACGAAAAACTGGATTCTCAGCGTTAA
- a CDS encoding LysR family transcriptional regulator, with amino-acid sequence MRQDLNDLYYYVQVVEHGGFSQAARALDMPKSKLSRRIGMLEERLGVRLILRSTRIFTVTELGQAYYTQCRSMLVEAEAAQAIIESAQSVPCGTVRLACPITILHAYVGDMLVDFSLQYPDVSIQLLGMNRPVDILTEGVDLAIRVKPLPVDGADLVMRGLGYAAQYLVASPILLEKYGMPLTPVDLASWPTLGYGSSMEKHCWTLMGADGMQTTQHHVPKFVSTDMETLCKAAIAGVGVVQLPAMMVRSQLEHGRLVRLLPDWATCREIIHAVFPSRRGLLPSIRALIDFLAERFGTIKEGR; translated from the coding sequence ATGCGTCAAGATCTTAATGACCTGTATTACTACGTCCAGGTAGTGGAGCACGGTGGATTTTCTCAGGCTGCTCGCGCGCTGGATATGCCCAAATCAAAACTTAGCAGGCGCATTGGTATGCTGGAGGAACGTTTGGGAGTGCGGCTTATCCTACGTTCAACCCGTATTTTTACCGTCACTGAATTGGGGCAGGCTTACTACACCCAGTGTCGATCTATGCTAGTTGAGGCTGAAGCCGCGCAGGCCATTATCGAATCAGCACAGTCCGTGCCTTGCGGAACCGTCCGACTGGCTTGCCCGATAACTATATTGCATGCCTATGTGGGAGATATGTTGGTAGATTTCTCCTTACAATACCCCGATGTCAGTATTCAGCTCTTAGGTATGAATCGCCCCGTAGATATTCTGACTGAAGGTGTAGATCTGGCCATCAGGGTAAAGCCTTTGCCTGTGGATGGGGCTGATTTAGTTATGCGAGGGTTGGGCTATGCCGCTCAGTACCTTGTCGCTAGCCCGATTTTACTGGAAAAATATGGTATGCCGTTGACGCCGGTTGATTTGGCGTCGTGGCCAACGCTTGGTTACGGGTCTTCTATGGAAAAACATTGTTGGACGCTGATGGGAGCCGATGGGATGCAAACCACCCAGCACCATGTGCCTAAATTTGTCTCTACCGATATGGAAACCTTATGCAAGGCGGCAATTGCCGGAGTTGGTGTGGTTCAGCTTCCGGCGATGATGGTGCGATCTCAGCTTGAACATGGCCGTTTGGTTCGTCTGCTACCTGACTGGGCGACATGTCGGGAAATTATTCATGCGGTATTCCCTTCTCGGCGAGGGCTGCTTCCATCTATTCGCGCCTTGATTGATTTTCTGGCTGAACGATTCGGAACGATAAAAGAAGGGCGATAG
- the kefC gene encoding glutathione-regulated potassium-efflux system protein KefC, whose amino-acid sequence MDSHMLIQALIYLGAAALIVPIAVRLGLGSVLGYLIAGCIIGPWGLRLVTDVDSILHFAEIGVVLMLFIIGLELDPQRLWNLRVSVFGGGALQMVACGALIGLFCMLLGLRWQIACLIGLTLALSSTAIAIQAMNERNLMASQMGRSAFSVLLFQDIAAIPLVAMIPLLAASESSTTLAAFAFSALKVAGTLTLVILLGRYVTRPALRFVARSGLREVFSAVALFLVFGFGLLLEEVGLSMAMGAFLAGVLLASSEYRHALESDIEPFKGLLLGLFFIGVGMSIDFGTLIDNPLRIIVLLAGFLIIKTTVLWLIARPLNVPRKQRYWFAVFLGQGSEFAFVVFGAAQMANVLEPDWVKSLTLAVALSMAMTPILLVLLARMEKSDHGPEREADEIDEEQTRVIIAGFGRFGQIAGRLLLSSGVKVVVLDHDPEHIETLRKFGMKVFYGDATRMDLLESAGAVKAEVLINAIDDPATSMQLTEMAKEHFPNLQIIARARDVEHYIQLKHAGVAQPERETFEGALKIGRLALEKLGLGRYEARERADLFRRFNLQMVQEMAEGESDTQSRAAAYKRTSEMLTESLAEERAHLSLIQRHGWKGTDEGKHTGEVEDKSESQSS is encoded by the coding sequence ATGGATAGCCATATGCTCATACAGGCACTGATTTATCTTGGTGCAGCGGCGTTGATCGTACCAATTGCGGTGCGTTTGGGATTAGGTTCGGTATTAGGCTATCTGATCGCCGGATGTATTATTGGGCCGTGGGGATTACGGCTGGTTACCGATGTTGACAGTATTCTCCATTTTGCCGAAATCGGCGTGGTATTGATGCTGTTTATTATTGGTCTTGAGCTCGATCCGCAGCGACTGTGGAATTTGCGCGTCTCCGTCTTTGGCGGTGGAGCATTACAGATGGTGGCCTGCGGCGCACTTATCGGGTTGTTCTGTATGTTGCTGGGTCTGCGCTGGCAAATTGCCTGTTTAATTGGGCTAACATTGGCGCTCTCCTCAACGGCAATTGCTATACAGGCGATGAATGAACGAAATTTAATGGCTTCGCAGATGGGGCGCAGCGCTTTTTCCGTATTGTTATTTCAGGATATAGCGGCGATTCCTCTGGTTGCGATGATTCCACTTTTAGCTGCCAGCGAATCATCCACCACTCTGGCTGCTTTTGCGTTTTCAGCTCTGAAAGTTGCCGGAACGCTTACGTTGGTCATTTTGTTGGGGCGTTATGTCACCCGTCCGGCTCTGCGTTTTGTTGCTCGCTCTGGTTTACGCGAGGTTTTCAGTGCCGTAGCGCTATTTCTGGTATTTGGCTTTGGTCTATTACTGGAAGAAGTCGGATTATCTATGGCGATGGGGGCTTTTCTCGCCGGGGTGTTGCTGGCGAGCTCTGAGTACCGACACGCGCTTGAGAGTGATATTGAACCCTTTAAGGGTTTGTTATTGGGGTTATTTTTTATCGGTGTCGGGATGTCGATCGACTTTGGCACGCTGATCGATAATCCGCTGCGTATTATCGTTTTGCTGGCGGGCTTCCTGATCATCAAAACGACAGTCCTGTGGTTAATTGCGCGTCCGCTTAATGTTCCTCGCAAGCAGCGCTATTGGTTTGCCGTATTTTTGGGACAGGGGAGTGAATTCGCCTTTGTTGTTTTTGGCGCGGCGCAAATGGCGAATGTGTTAGAGCCAGACTGGGTGAAATCCTTGACTTTGGCCGTGGCGCTTTCAATGGCGATGACGCCGATTTTACTAGTGTTGTTGGCGCGAATGGAGAAATCCGACCACGGACCGGAGCGCGAAGCCGATGAAATTGATGAAGAACAGACGCGAGTCATTATTGCCGGATTTGGTCGTTTCGGGCAGATAGCAGGCCGCTTGCTGCTTTCCAGCGGCGTGAAGGTAGTGGTACTCGATCACGATCCTGAGCATATCGAAACCCTGCGGAAATTCGGAATGAAAGTGTTTTATGGTGATGCGACACGTATGGATTTGCTGGAATCCGCAGGGGCAGTCAAGGCGGAAGTGTTAATCAATGCCATAGACGATCCGGCAACCAGTATGCAGCTTACGGAAATGGCGAAAGAGCATTTCCCAAACCTGCAAATCATTGCTAGAGCGCGGGATGTCGAGCATTACATTCAGCTTAAACACGCGGGCGTTGCTCAACCGGAGCGTGAAACCTTTGAAGGGGCGTTGAAAATCGGGCGTCTGGCGTTGGAGAAACTCGGTCTGGGCCGCTATGAAGCGCGGGAGCGCGCCGATCTGTTCCGCAGATTTAATCTCCAGATGGTACAGGAAATGGCGGAAGGGGAGAGCGATACCCAGTCTCGCGCTGCGGCATATAAGCGAACCAGCGAAATGCTGACGGAAAGCCTTGCCGAAGAACGCGCTCATCTTTCCCTCATTCAGCGTCATGGTTGGAAAGGAACCGATGAAGGCAAGCATACGGGTGAAGTAGAGGATAAATCGGAATCCCAATCTTCCTGA
- the kefF gene encoding glutathione-regulated potassium-efflux system oxidoreductase KefF yields the protein MILIIYAHPYPQHSHANKRMIEQAETLEGVEIRSLYQLYPDFNIDVAAEQAALSRADLVIWQHPMQWYSMPPLLKLWMDKVLAHGWAYGHGGTALRGKNLMWAVTTGGGENHFGMGSHPGFEVLAQPFQATALYCGLKWLPPFSMHNTFICDDETLQAQARHYKHRLMEWKEAFYG from the coding sequence ATGATTCTAATTATATATGCTCATCCTTATCCGCAGCATTCTCATGCGAACAAACGCATGATAGAGCAGGCGGAGACTCTCGAAGGTGTAGAAATTCGCTCTCTTTACCAACTTTATCCCGATTTCAATATTGATGTCGCCGCTGAGCAGGCAGCGTTGTCTCGTGCCGATCTCGTTATCTGGCAGCATCCGATGCAGTGGTACAGCATGCCGCCGCTGCTTAAGCTGTGGATGGACAAAGTTTTGGCTCATGGTTGGGCTTATGGTCACGGTGGTACGGCGTTACGTGGAAAAAATCTGATGTGGGCGGTCACCACCGGCGGTGGCGAAAATCATTTTGGCATGGGGAGTCATCCCGGCTTTGAGGTGCTTGCTCAGCCGTTTCAGGCCACGGCACTTTATTGCGGTCTGAAATGGTTACCGCCTTTTTCCATGCACAATACTTTTATTTGTGATGATGAAACGCTTCAGGCCCAGGCTCGTCATTACAAACACCGTCTGATGGAATGGAAGGAGGCGTTTTATGGATAG
- a CDS encoding helix-turn-helix domain-containing protein — MKVLFIDGAQKSLHYDNKKIVLTEKEFLMLQFLLNRRKNNSIPINEIVTHVWKGRESIIGKGNVSQLAYRLRSKLSTIGDVIQISISMNNGGNCKVQRNIITIIASNNGIMCFLVKFLLNIKENNSL, encoded by the coding sequence ATGAAGGTCTTGTTTATCGATGGAGCACAAAAGTCATTGCATTATGATAATAAGAAGATCGTGCTGACAGAAAAGGAATTTTTGATGCTACAGTTCCTGCTCAATCGCAGGAAAAATAATAGTATTCCTATAAACGAAATCGTCACTCACGTTTGGAAAGGTAGAGAGAGCATTATCGGTAAAGGTAACGTTTCGCAGCTGGCTTATCGTTTAAGGAGTAAATTATCAACCATAGGTGATGTCATTCAGATATCCATCTCAATGAACAACGGCGGAAATTGCAAAGTCCAGCGGAACATCATAACAATTATTGCAAGCAATAATGGGATCATGTGTTTTCTGGTCAAGTTCTTACTGAACATTAAGGAAAATAATTCATTATAA
- a CDS encoding phage holin family protein: MSLKSPAETQIITWIIIGIFSAWGGLVRYLMDRQGTRSKWSWMGVLSQITISSFTGLLGGLLSFESGASHYMTFLFSGLFGTMGSTALSYLWHRLSNSSGK; this comes from the coding sequence ATGTCACTAAAGTCCCCGGCAGAAACACAGATTATTACATGGATAATTATCGGCATTTTTTCTGCTTGGGGAGGTTTAGTACGATACCTGATGGACAGACAAGGCACTCGCAGTAAATGGAGTTGGATGGGTGTGCTCAGCCAAATAACGATATCAAGCTTCACCGGTTTATTAGGTGGATTATTAAGTTTTGAGAGCGGCGCCAGCCATTACATGACATTCCTATTTTCTGGATTATTCGGCACAATGGGCAGCACAGCGTTGAGCTACTTATGGCACCGTTTATCTAATTCGTCAGGGAAGTAA
- a CDS encoding insecticidal delta-endotoxin Cry8Ea1 family protein — protein sequence MNKITEYDNIASLTPYPVYASSAYEFDWNSSAILKQAIIKGISFIPYVGDYLSSIIDFFWKDQERDIWQEMMGQLHQLIEESVLKAIQGILLGDIAELKGKIASVVSALQDHPGTPEAKSLYMSVSVNLDSVQRKFTTFDHKTNYHILSMYSTTALMQIMYWTMGIERKDEIGLNNNEVGQLQRNIDQLVKHVEDYTQGIYDTELDIQYNESSPNTVANNVMYAHGYCRVHGMEYTEIIQNVQKNGSNTKGLYLKTLCYFTFFGWPTSQARILALKDEINMPEPFKPSLVNGRINQIKSIKGYIQRIGGALRVGGFEIIFANGNRYQQGTVTGESRSIELNGSLINTLETWGNGAIDEVKFTLSDGRTLSVGQRYSTNYRKFALEGHYISGIFVSSDRKELAGQAANICVSYHQKQ from the coding sequence ATGAATAAAATTACAGAGTATGACAATATCGCCAGTCTGACTCCTTACCCTGTCTATGCTAGCTCGGCTTACGAGTTTGACTGGAATTCTTCCGCTATCCTTAAGCAAGCGATAATTAAAGGTATATCCTTTATTCCTTACGTTGGAGATTATCTGTCCTCAATTATCGATTTCTTCTGGAAAGATCAAGAACGCGATATTTGGCAGGAAATGATGGGACAGCTGCACCAGCTTATTGAGGAAAGTGTCCTTAAAGCGATTCAGGGTATCTTATTAGGCGATATCGCCGAACTTAAAGGCAAGATTGCATCCGTAGTTTCCGCGCTACAGGATCATCCCGGTACGCCAGAAGCCAAAAGCTTATATATGAGTGTCTCCGTAAATTTAGACAGCGTACAGCGCAAGTTCACTACCTTTGATCACAAAACCAATTACCATATTCTTTCCATGTATTCGACGACTGCTCTGATGCAAATCATGTACTGGACTATGGGTATTGAGCGTAAAGATGAAATTGGATTAAACAACAATGAGGTTGGGCAACTTCAGCGGAACATTGATCAACTGGTAAAGCATGTCGAAGATTATACACAGGGTATTTACGATACAGAGCTAGATATTCAGTACAACGAATCTTCACCCAATACAGTGGCAAATAATGTCATGTACGCCCACGGTTATTGCCGGGTACATGGTATGGAATATACAGAGATCATTCAAAACGTTCAAAAAAATGGCAGTAACACGAAAGGTCTGTATTTAAAAACGTTGTGTTATTTCACCTTCTTTGGCTGGCCAACCAGCCAGGCTCGGATTTTAGCGTTAAAAGATGAAATTAATATGCCTGAGCCATTCAAACCCAGTCTGGTTAATGGTCGCATCAACCAGATTAAATCGATTAAAGGCTATATCCAGCGTATTGGCGGAGCTTTGCGAGTAGGCGGGTTCGAAATTATCTTTGCAAACGGCAACAGATACCAACAGGGTACGGTTACCGGTGAATCCCGCTCAATAGAACTTAATGGAAGCCTGATTAATACGCTCGAAACCTGGGGAAATGGAGCTATCGATGAGGTTAAATTTACCTTAAGCGATGGCCGAACCTTGAGTGTCGGTCAGCGCTATTCAACTAACTATCGGAAATTCGCTCTCGAGGGTCACTATATTTCTGGCATTTTTGTTTCCAGCGATCGAAAAGAGCTGGCCGGTCAGGCCGCGAATATTTGTGTTTCTTACCACCAAAAACAATAG
- a CDS encoding SGNH/GDSL hydrolase family protein, which translates to MNKMPMALLLSIFCISSYAANDVSSISETSVPPEKNMQKSLNKSETYTYIKCAYRKNKDKSFDATSSWEWGRAGNSANDYATVNGHWYSSAILANMFYTKSTHQEIKDVCINTLNKKNISFTDLIPYASDYTLSYYYSFWNEGDKIPTIDIGKTKLDRMVVFGDSLSDTINVYNGSYGTVPNSNTWYLGHFSNGLVWHEYLSQKHIKVPSYTWATGNAESGSGLIFSGFGQQLDSFESYIKKSDGYSIGKTLFLALFGGNDFITGSKSPDDIINNYKNDLVRLKNLGAKQIAVFSLPNFSTVPAVKGWSQSDKDKLKNKSIEFNTKLISLINSLKSTYPDVKWIMPNLNTAFEDIIKNPEKFGYVNSKDTCLNLRDSSLDYITGASPRDECKNSNGAFVFWDNMHPTTKTHENISDILANEIKLAL; encoded by the coding sequence ATGAATAAGATGCCTATGGCTTTATTGTTATCTATTTTTTGCATTTCATCTTATGCAGCTAATGATGTGAGTTCAATTTCAGAGACTAGTGTTCCACCTGAAAAGAACATGCAAAAATCACTCAATAAGAGTGAAACCTATACCTATATAAAGTGTGCTTACCGGAAAAACAAAGATAAATCGTTTGACGCTACGTCATCCTGGGAATGGGGCCGCGCAGGCAATTCAGCCAATGATTATGCCACCGTTAATGGCCATTGGTATTCCAGCGCTATTTTAGCCAATATGTTTTATACGAAATCAACTCATCAGGAAATCAAAGACGTTTGTATTAATACATTAAATAAGAAAAATATTAGTTTTACCGACCTTATCCCTTATGCGTCAGATTACACGTTGTCTTACTACTATTCGTTCTGGAATGAAGGAGACAAAATACCGACAATTGATATTGGTAAAACTAAACTGGACCGAATGGTTGTCTTTGGTGACAGTCTATCAGATACGATCAATGTCTATAATGGTTCCTACGGAACTGTGCCTAACAGTAATACCTGGTATTTAGGGCACTTCTCAAATGGATTGGTTTGGCATGAGTATCTGAGCCAAAAACACATTAAAGTGCCTAGCTACACTTGGGCAACAGGTAACGCGGAGAGCGGTAGCGGCCTTATCTTCTCCGGCTTTGGGCAGCAGCTGGACTCTTTTGAGTCCTATATAAAAAAATCTGATGGGTATTCTATCGGTAAAACTCTTTTTCTGGCTTTATTTGGTGGCAATGATTTCATTACGGGCAGCAAGTCACCTGATGACATCATTAATAACTATAAAAATGATTTAGTCCGACTAAAGAATCTAGGCGCGAAGCAGATTGCGGTATTTAGTCTACCCAACTTTTCTACTGTTCCTGCTGTTAAAGGTTGGAGTCAATCTGATAAAGACAAGTTAAAAAATAAATCTATCGAGTTTAACACTAAGCTAATCTCATTAATCAATTCACTGAAATCGACATATCCTGATGTTAAATGGATTATGCCAAATCTAAATACGGCGTTTGAGGATATCATCAAAAACCCTGAGAAATTTGGCTATGTTAACTCCAAAGACACCTGTTTGAATTTGCGAGATTCAAGTCTCGATTATATTACCGGTGCGTCACCACGAGACGAATGTAAGAATAGTAATGGCGCTTTTGTTTTCTGGGATAATATGCATCCAACCACGAAAACACACGAAAATATCAGTGACATTTTGGCGAATGAAATCAAATTGGCACTGTAA
- the fecE gene encoding Fe(3+) dicitrate ABC transporter ATP-binding protein FecE yields MQLSIENLRAGYGKNTILSDLSLTLPAGKITALLGPNGCGKSTLLKCFSRLLTPSSGSIWLDNYPISALSSRELARQLALLPQQHVSPEGIRVCELVGYGRSPWLNLWGRLSADDKRKVEQAMRDTQIADLADKLVSELSGGQRQRAFLAMVLAQQTPLLLLDEPTTYLDINHQVELMALLRRQNQQGKTLVAVLHDLNQASRYCDNLVMMRQGKVIVQGTPEEVMTPELLAETFQIDAQIHREPISGRPMCIVK; encoded by the coding sequence ATGCAACTCTCAATTGAGAACCTGCGCGCTGGCTACGGTAAAAATACCATTCTTAGCGACTTATCGCTGACTCTGCCAGCGGGCAAAATTACCGCATTGCTTGGCCCGAATGGATGTGGGAAATCAACTTTGTTGAAGTGTTTTTCGCGTTTGCTGACGCCATCATCTGGCAGCATATGGCTTGATAACTATCCTATTTCCGCATTATCTAGCCGCGAACTGGCTCGTCAACTCGCATTGTTACCGCAACAGCACGTTTCACCAGAAGGTATTCGGGTATGCGAACTGGTCGGCTATGGCCGCAGCCCGTGGTTAAATCTGTGGGGGCGGTTAAGCGCCGATGACAAACGCAAAGTTGAGCAGGCGATGCGCGATACTCAGATCGCGGATCTGGCAGATAAATTGGTCAGCGAGCTTTCCGGAGGGCAGCGTCAGCGAGCATTTCTGGCGATGGTATTGGCGCAGCAGACGCCGCTGTTATTGCTCGATGAACCAACAACTTATCTCGATATTAATCATCAGGTTGAACTAATGGCGTTGCTCCGTCGGCAAAATCAACAGGGAAAAACTCTGGTCGCAGTATTGCACGACCTGAATCAGGCTAGCCGTTATTGCGACAATTTGGTGATGATGAGGCAGGGCAAAGTTATTGTTCAGGGTACGCCGGAGGAGGTGATGACGCCGGAGCTCTTGGCGGAAACTTTTCAGATTGACGCGCAAATTCATCGCGAACCGATTTCTGGCCGACCGATGTGCATTGTGAAATGA